In Hylaeus volcanicus isolate JK05 unplaced genomic scaffold, UHH_iyHylVolc1.0_haploid 12237, whole genome shotgun sequence, the genomic stretch ctacaaaaaaatgtttttcaagaCCAAACCCAGCCGTCCCTTCCTGCTACTGTTGATTATTGTGCTATGGAATCAACTCTTTTTTTTCAGGTAGTTGTGttaaaagtgtttaaaaaaaaaactatcgtttatataaaaaatttctatgccaattttttcatgttatgcgattcattttttaatccttGTCTACTTTCAATTTAACACAAATAACCAGTTTTGGTGCAGTTTAAAAGTCAAGTTCTTCAAAAATTACTACTACAACACGAAACCAATAAGGATCAACAAACTCGTTTTTTTCTAAGTTATATGACATATGTTTGGAAACCAGCGACCGAGGTTTGTCATATTGTATTAAAtccaagaaattaatattttaatctttccTTAGCAATCTTTCGCACAATATTGGGAGTCGTGTTTAGCTGTATCGATCGAAACGTTATTTACCAAATATGTACACTCTCTTTGCGCATTTAAAAACAGTATGGATAATCCTTCTTTAAACGAAGACTATCAAGCCGCTTATTTGgagaatattaaatcatttaataaaGTTGATCTATTCGGTTTACCGTTCGATTTTCTAAATGAGTCGTATCACCTTAATCTATTATCACCAAAAGAGACTGAATTAGGGGATATAGGCAAAGGATTAACCtatgaagaaatttttaaactcaTTCTTCAATTCACTCTTTTAATTCCGGTCAATAAAATAACCTTGAacttttcactgaaatcgTTCACTACAGAGTTGTCATCATTAAACgaactaaattttaaatgtattgttcgtttatttttggaattacCTTACGTTCCGTCTTATGCCTTTCATGTATTATACGATTTCGCGTTGATGAACCACCGACTACGTAAAATCACttttgctattttatttaaataccttCGTTCCACGGAAAGGCCAACATTGAAAAAACGAACAGCGTATCAATTAATTCTTCACTTGGCATGCGCCCAAGAATGTGACGCTCGACAGGATGTGTTAACCTTCATAAATCGTCAGATCATTAATAATCCATCCTCCTTAGCCCACGTACATGATTTAAACGCTACTGAAAGACGATTTCAAGACGAATGGAGCAATCTCCAAGCTACGACCGTTTGGCTCGAATTTTTCGCTATTTCGCTCCTACGGTATTTTTTTGGTTCCGTCAAATTGTCACAAATTTTTGGTGCGTAACGTTAGATATATCATTGAAGAATTCGCGCTAGTGATCAAAAACCCCGACACCGATCTCTATTCTGATGCATCTTGGCCTATACTAAATGTTACCTCACCAAACcaacatttaaagaaaatgtgtGAACATTACTTTCGTCCTCTCATACGATGTAACTCATTTTTCGCGTAAATACCTCTTAAagtgtgaatattttttttttcttttgttttgtgGACCGTTTATAATCAGCACAAATTGCGGATGTCGTCACACAACATGACAGTATCATTGGCATAATTCAACGCTTTGGTAGTTTATTAAGTTTATTGTGTTATCATCGGTCACatttacttaatattttaatgagtGCATATGGCTTATCAACATGTATCAGTCCTGTTTTAGCTGAAGCACTTCAGCAACATTTTTTAGAGGTAAAAAgtcacgttttttttttgtttacaaacaataCTTTCAAATGTATACCATGTTAAGCCAATTGATATATgttttctcttcattttttgaagtgtttatgtttcattttatctttTGTTGTCCTCTCTTCTAGACACTTCAATGCATACCAAAAGAACATTTGTCTGTATTGATTCCTTTGATCAACTTTAAAGACGCTCGTTTTACTTTTCTCTACAAGGATATTTTAACTATCCTGGTCGATTCCGTATGTGAACAGTCCGCTGACTTAGCTATAACCGTATCTGAAATCGTAAATGTTGGTCTTCTAGCATACAAGTCCACACAATGCATTCAACTCGTCGTACCATTGCTACCCTGTTTAccaaagtaaattttttttttcttttgttttaaattcattttatttttttatgttgaaGGTTGGAagctgaacatttttttaaacagtgcATTTTATCTTCTGATCAGCAGTGTGCATCTCTATCGATTGAGCGTGTATTACACTATGCTTCAAGAAAAGATACCCTCTCTAAAtgtgtttcatttataccTTGTGATCGTATTTTGTACATTCTTTGCCAATCGGGAGAAGAAGTTTTTGATTCatcttctctttctttttcttatattcttcACGCTTTAGACAAATGTGTGACAATAGCTAGGCACCAGTCAACCATATTTCCTCCACCAGTACATACTTTTTTATAACgatattccatttttaaaacaatatctATATGcttttaggtatttttaacatttttaggTGAACTTGTTGACCAATTTTCAAACTCAAATGGCAGAAACAAACTTCCACGTATTTTTGGCTACCTTCTTGTTTCtattacaaagaaattacCATCGTTACACAACTCCATTTTATCCGATatctttcctttccttttcaaATCATACGTAATACTTTTTGCATATACTACTTGTCATTTctaacaacttttttatcttatAACAAGTCGAACGATTCGCATTGCAATATCTGGAACGACCCCACAAATTGGGAGGGCGTGTgtgattctattttatatttttggaatagTACACCCACCAACATAAGTGACGATTCAATATCCAACAATAGTAAGAGGCTAATTCGTCAAATTTTATCTCAACTGCCCAGGTAAAATACACACAACTTGTTCGCGATTCCTTTAATCTTCCCATATCTGTTATAGACTGCCTTTGAAACATTTACTCCAGAAAACAAATATCACACTATCAGCTTAAGCTATTATTTCATATCTATAATGGTTTAGCCATTGTTTAACATAAAGGCTTTCCTTTTTTGTCTTTCAAGTACTTTCCTTTTTATTGTGAATACTACTTCGTCTTTGTAAATGAGCATTTGCATTTCCGTAGTTTGgctatcaaaataaaaattgatacatttATCACTTGTGCAACAGCCAACCATGGAAATACGCATAAGTAGATAAACTACTGTATGCCGTGATGtagtgttttgttttctttagcttatttttattgatataaaAGCATGTTAAAGccaaacgaaaataaatcacCGTTTaagttattgtttttttaacttcaactttaatacatttaataaaacatatcaGAATACCTCTAGACCTtggtttttttctttgttataaGACATACTTAAACTTTGattctctttttaataattcatttgttCATGGCTTGACATAAAAAATTTTCGAGACCAAAGTAATACGTCGAATATTAATGaatgtttattctttttcactTATTTAAATCAATGAACAAATTATATGCGTTTCGGAAATGTTtagtaaaacgaaaaaatcttTACAGATGACTACTTGTTGCATTGTCTTCGAAGCATTATTTAATCTATATTACCACCAAACTGCGAAAACACACTCATTTCACATTGTTAAAGATAatgtgaaaatttaaatgatgtttgagtaatatgtttatatttttataatctccAAAATATTTCCGTTATATGTTACATGATAatcttacaaatttttattttaaagagttAGTGGCCAccgttaattatttacatgcTACTTATCTTATTAAaagtatgtgtatatatataaacagtaGGAGAATAATATATAGATCATGAAAAAATCCTTGAATaccaaaacattttttttaattggcattgaaattcttttaattaattattttattttggttttccattcaaaaaagaaaaaaactccTTATTTAATggtctatatatatatattacagcGTTTTCTTATAAAACTGCATTATACTTTTTATGGTGTTTTATTAACATGAATTTGGATACCTTTATTGGTCAAAACCCGTTGAAAATGACCCAAACACGTTACTGTCACCAGTGTTACCACAGAATAAAAACGAGTAGGCTACGGTAAGGAATTCAAGCCGTTTCATTACAAACAGACGaagaacatatatatatatatattaattgtcTAACGTCTTGAATTTTAGTTTcggtttatttaacaaatttagttttgttttaattttttaactacAATGGCGAAAGGATGTAAGCCTATgaattatctttttatatgTCAAAAAAACctattttgtgaaattattatttctattttttatttttttttagttcgttttttaaatcttaTGAAACCTGCGATGCATATTATACCGGAAGTTGCCGTGCCGCATCGGAAGGTATTACATTTATACacaaaaaattttagttttagcaaaaagtttctttagaTTTCTTTTAAAGGAAGACTCATATGGACGTTGATGAcgttgtttatctttttaatCTGCTGTCAAATACCTCTTTATGGAATCGTTACTTCCTATAGCGCGGATCCTTTTTATTGGATGCGGGTTATTTTAGCGTCCAATCGTGGAACAGTCATGGAACTTGGTATATCTCCAGTGGTCACATCTGGAATGATCATGCAACTTTTGGCTGGATCACGCTTGATTGAAGTAGATCAGAGCTTGAAAGAGGACCGTGAGCTATTTAACGGAGCACAAAAACGTAtgttatttttggaaaaattcaatgCACGAAATGCTACTAATTTGATTACATGCattgaagaaattcaaatttttttaaataaaaaaaatatgtttattttaatagtaatCACAACAATACGTATGCATAGTTTTAGGATTGTTAATAACAATTGGAGAGGCTTTGGCTTATGTTCTGGGCGGAATGTACGGTGACGTGTCTACTCTTGGAGCAGGAAACGCTATgcttataattttacaattatttttttcgggAGTCATGGTTCTCCTACTAGACGAACTATTACAGAAAGGCTATGGACTTGGTTCGggtatatcactttttattgcaACCAATGTTTGTGAAAGTGTGATTTGGAAGGTGtgctattttatatttttttgttgatgCATCAATTCAAgctttttatcttttcttttaggCCTTTTCCCCTACAACTATAAATACAGGAAAAGGAACTGAATTTGAAGGAGCGCTTGTTGCATTGTTCCATTTACTcgttacaaagaaaaataaatttgaggCATTACGTGAAGCTTTCTGTAGATCGAACGCCCCTAATGTTACCAATCTTCTGGCAACTATTTTCATCTTCTGTATTGTTATATACTTTCAAGTTagcttaaaattaataacatgaTTCAGTAAACTCTCTCGTCCACGATTACATAAATGGATATCTTTCTTTTAATGGGTACAGTACATTTGTCATGTGTATGATTAGGGATTTAAGGTCGATTTGACTATAGCATATCAAAAAGTACGCGGGCAACAAGGAGTTTACCctataaaactattttatacATCAAATATTCCTATAATTCTTCAAACGGCTCttgtttctaatatttattttttctcgcaaattatttttcaaaggttCAAATTTAGCCTTATGGCAAATGTATTAGGCCAGTGGAACGTAAGTTTTCTATTTCGTTATTTCGGGTCATCTTGTTAAATGTACTTTTGTGTACTTTGCTTTATATAACCTCAAATAGGAAGGGGATAGTACTTCTCAGCCTGTTCCAGTAGGAGGGTtggtttattatatttttccccCAACTAATGTTTCTAATATGGGTGAGgttttttaaagaacaaaactGTCATAAAActgaaagaataataatattacttttaacattttttttctagttgAGGATCCTTTACGAgcttttgtttacattttgtttgttttaacgTCATGCGCATTGTTTTCACGCGTGAGccatataaagaatatttttactaaataattaacCTACTAAAAAATTATGTGTAGACTTGGACTGAAATATCCGGATCAAGCTCTCGTGACGTGGCTAAACACTTTCGTGATAACCATTTAGCGATTCGTGGATATCGTGAAACTTCCAACATTGAAGTTTTGAATCGGTGAGAGTGGCTCGTCAAGTTCATCATAAAGTTGAATGCTTTAATAATGTTTTGGAAATTAGATATATTCCTATTGCGGCTGCCTTCGGTGGCGTCTGCATCGGAGCGTTAACTATCATCGCTGATGTTCTAGGAGCTATAGGTTCTGGAACGGGTATTTTACTTgctgtaaatattatgtatcaaTATTATGAAATGATGGCTAAAGAACAAGATCAAggtatttaattctattgaATAACATGATATTTTGACcattttttttaggaaataatatattttaaaaaaatatttttttttcattatgttcatttttttttctaatggtgctatatttttcattagttattttaaaaagtaaagtatttataattgtcaTTCAAGTATCGTTTCCAACTGTTTTTTCAAAAGCTAGGCCCGGAacttttttcaagaaaataaattatttttatagttacaAACTAAATTctgtctatttttatatatcagTAAAATGCATTAGAGAAAACATAACAAGAAAAAGGCACAATTACTCTTACAAACAGTTTTAAAATTGATGATTGACAAAATTCCTTAACAGAAAATTGGTTGTCAAAAAATGtgtgaaaagaaaacattttcaatgacctttttattaaaaggttTAGAAAAAGATATAACGCGTAATAAAGGTAGGTAAATGTGGGATTCTAAATTGCACATAAAGTTGGGAACTTAAGACTTGATAGATTTGTATATGGAAAGTGATAAAGAAAATGCATCCTTTTGTCAAAAATCACTTGGTGATTTTATTGATAATACAATATCCTCTGGTATACAAAACCTCTAATATTTAAACTTCAAATACACTATAATCATTTGAGGTGCAGATAAAGATGGATTAAATGAGGCGTTTCAAGAAATGCAgtctaaaatacaaatattagaagaaaaaacagaCGAACAAGTGAATCAACAGTGTGAAATACTTTATACCCTACAAGGGCAAATGGACGATGCGAAATCCTTAGGTCATGTGGGTATTTATCAAgctaaacattttttgtattattttttttcaaaccctttcttatatttgttaatataatagatgttttttaataaaatacacttttCTTAATACTATGATGTGTATcagaaattattgaattctTTAGAGCATCTTGACAACGAACGAAGTCTTTTACAGAAACAAGTTGAGACAACATGGAGTGATATAACAGTATTAGAAGCCGGTCGTCAAACGATTCAATCAGTgactaaatttttaaaatttttaaaggtttTTGGTACTGTTACCAATAAATTATGAGTTCAAATACATACGGTAGTTGTTTTTCTAGTGATAGCCCTGTCCAATATTCGCACGTTTTGCACTGAAAACCGCTACGATAATAGTATACCGTTTCTTATTGTCCTTTATCGTTTGGTGGCATATTTTAACCAGAAACAATTTACAAATGATTTACAAGTAggacattaaaataaaattatgaaatcttgtttcattttatggTTACATATAGAATTACTTACAAGAATTCCAAGAGGTGATCGACAAAATGAAGGCACAGCTAATGAtgcaattcgacatgtattcattttttaattttggaatAACTTTCTAAAGGCTACATTTCACCCTTGCGATTGTGTAGACTTATGAGTACTGAAGTCCCTTCATCGTTAAACTTTTTAGATGCTTGTAAATTGGTGGACACGTTTTACCCGCGAAATTTCAGGTGTTGCTTCTTAAAATGCATTCATTGGGTGTTAACTTGTTTACGACATTATGAATGTATaggaaaattcttttattgcATTTGACAGAAATTTTTTTGGAAGATTACACTAAAAATTTTCCTGATCAAAATGCTTTAACTGATCCTCATATTACTCTTCAAACATTTGATCGACGGTATATATTCTTTAAGAAGCTTTTCCGTCAATTTCCCAGCAAATATGGTATACCTTTTTTTGCTCTATCAGCTAATGccattaatgtttatttttcatcttctacaaaaaatggaattttaatgCAACATTAGatcaatgttttttaaaagaatggAATGTTTTGTTGTTTATCACACATGAATTTTGTCGTATTGTTCGCTATCAATTAATTAGTCTAATGGATGTGGCTGATCCAAATTCAAATGTGACagtaaaaaatcaataatgtatatttttgttttcacaaAAAATTTTAGGTTCAGGCTCTTTTGAAAACTCAAGAATTTGAACTCTACTTGAACGAGAAATTTCAGGAGAGAACAAAGgtattttttatctattatATGTTTTGTCATGCGCTAATgtaccaaattaaatttctgtaatttttcaaacgtggCGGGAACGGATTAAAGAATGCTGAGTTGAGTTTGTCTGAGGAAAAACCAGTGACATTTAATGATTGCCTTGAATTGCctataataaaagagaaactgccatatttgaaattgttaagTCAGGATTTAAACGTAAACGAAGATCTTACAAAAAACAAAGACAAAGCGGTCAATACAAACGATTCGTCATGTATGAAACTAGATTCGGGCGTCAATTCAGTAAGGTTCACAAGTAATAAAACTAGCATGAACAAACTATACAATATTTCGTTATCTACTTCCTTTCAAAGACAGAAATACTTACtttaaatttccataaagTCATTTCAAGCTGTTTTGATTCTTTTGTAAAAACCtggataaaaaatgaagaaaagtaGGCATTTTTCTGAATcgtctatttctttttccccAAAATATCGCTTTTAGTCGCCTAGCGTGTACAATGCAAGAAAGTCTTAAGAGCGACGAGATTCTTTATGATCAACATGAAGGTCATGAAGAAGACGATTTTGTGAATAGTTGTACAAAGTAAGAGTTCGAGCCAGATTTAATACGAgagaacatttctttttttcgttgtttTTAGAACGCTTTATTCTTCGTGTATAACCCTTCTtgttaatatgaaaaaatgttatcacCAATACCAAACTTTCGCGCGGCCTGACTTAGTGGTGGATCTTGTGGAAGCGTTTCAAAAAAATCTGAACGAGTATCTTGAGATGCTTGCGACACGAACGTCTACAAAGTACGtggtgtttattttaaaaaaataaaagctaaTGTTGTTGTTTTATCCCATTTCTAGACTTTTAAGAAATCCGGAAACTGTAACTGTTGCGGTACTAGGAACTGTAGAATACATGGAGCATACATTACCTTATCTTATAATGGCTCTTCAAAAAATAGAGTTAGTGCTGCATTGTGTAGTGTGTGCATGGAATCCTCCCAATGTGTATAACTAGAATACTACAagacaaagaaatattaaggTTTCAAGCACAGTTTAAAGCTTTGTCAAAGTAGGTGTTAGGAATTCTTTGGTCGTTTCGCTCTTCATGAAAGTCGAAATTAAGCAAGTGAATTGTTATTCCTCTTCATAGTTTCCATTAAGTAGTTGAAACGTCGTAAtgcaaataacgaataatttgtttaatgcCCACGATGTAGTATGCTTTGTGTCGATAATATACGTGtgtaaaattagaaacaacaaaaataagttTACATCATGAGTAGGATACAACACGATATTATAAAAGTTCCAAATGATTTTTAGGATGAAAGCAAGCACTCTTACAAAACTATTTTCCTTAATTAGCCGTCCTGTGAAATCGCAGTTGTATTCGTCATTCCATAGCTCCGACTTGGTGGATGAAAAAACAAGAAAGGAAAGTGTTTGGGTTCAACCATTATCAGGTAAAAAAAACTACTGAattgattgaattaattgaatacttTAGATGCcttaaagaaaatgtttgataaatttaaaccACTTTTGTCTCGAATGCTGCTGCGGTTGCtttgtgacatttttttaaggtaATATGAtgattgtaaaattaaatttctaagaTTGATTGTTTTTTAGATGGTTTATTTGTGAGTAtcgtaaaattctttttgaaatgaataaatcatcTGTTCAcgctaataaaaatgtaatttttggGTGAcggctttttttttgttactgaTAGTGCAATATCTATTCTAGTTGCGTTTAGCCAGTGAAGCAATAATGAAAATCTTATACGATATACCTCAATATGTTTTACAAGATGAATCTCCTTTATACACAAAATATCTTCTGCATGAATTTAGTTCAattcaatctcttttaaaggtagatttttttattgttatcaaTTGCTACGTACACGTTTCTTTGTATTCGCAACTAGGATTCTTCTTAACTTCGGGCATGAAATCCTTTAGCattgttttaatgaaaaaaaggTTGGGATACACAGAACCTTCAAATGCCtttctattattttgtttctcggCATACAGTGTAACGCCGTGGCATTCAACGGCTTATTGAGTAACACAATTTAGTGGCATCTACACGCAActtttctctttgaaaaattggagTGCAttcatatgttttttttttaaatcttcgcGTCGTCATGATGATTTTTGATTATGTAccgtttttcaaataatcttTGTCGTGCTAACGTGATTCATAACTTGACatacatgtttttttaatggcgcatgatatttataaaactaaaaGTAGTTTGTTTTTGCAaattccgtttaaaaaaaatatatataacctTAATTAAGGAA encodes the following:
- the LOC128884298 gene encoding vacuolar protein sorting-associated protein 53 homolog isoform X3 — translated: MWKLLNSLEHLDNERSLLQKQVETTWSDITVLEAGRQTIQSVTKFLKFLKVFVIALSNIRTFCTENRYDNSIPFLIVLYRLVAYFNQKQFTNDLQNYLQEFQEVIDKMKAQLMMQFDILMSTEVPSSLNFLDACKLVDTFYPRNFRKILLLHLTEIFLEDYTKNFPDQNALTDPHITLQTFDRRYIFFKKLFRQFPSKYDQCFLKEWNVLLFITHEFCRIVRYQLISLMDVADPNSNVTVQALLKTQEFELYLNEKFQERTKNAELSLSEEKPVTFNDCLELPIIKEKLPYLKLLSQDLNVNEDLTKNKDKAVNTNDSSCMKLDSGVNSTEILTLNFHKVISSCFDSFVKTWIKNEENRLACTMQESLKSDEILYDQHEGHEEDDFVNSCTKTLYSSCITLLVNMKKCYHQYQTFARPDLVVDLVEAFQKNLNEYLEMLATRTSTKLLRNPETVTVAVLGTVEYMEHTLPYLIMALQKIEILQDKEILRFQAQFKALSKMKASTLTKLFSLISRPVKSQLYSSFHSSDLVDEKTRKESVWVQPLSDALKKMFDKFKPLLSRMLLRLLCDIFLRWFICEYRKILFEMNKSSVHANKNLRLASEAIMKILYDIPQYVLQDESPLYTKYLLHEFSSIQSLLKDSS
- the LOC128884298 gene encoding vacuolar protein sorting-associated protein 53 homolog isoform X2 is translated as MCEKKTFSMTFLLKGLEKDITRNKDLIDLYMESDKENASFCQKSLGDFIDNTISSDKDGLNEAFQEMQSKIQILEEKTDEQVNQQCEILYTLQGQMDDAKSLGHKLLNSLEHLDNERSLLQKQVETTWSDITVLEAGRQTIQSVTKFLKFLKVFVIALSNIRTFCTENRYDNSIPFLIVLYRLVAYFNQKQFTNDLQNYLQEFQEVIDKMKAQLMMQFDILMSTEVPSSLNFLDACKLVDTFYPRNFRKILLLHLTEIFLEDYTKNFPDQNALTDPHITLQTFDRRYIFFKKLFRQFPSKYDQCFLKEWNVLLFITHEFCRIVRYQLISLMDVADPNSNVQALLKTQEFELYLNEKFQERTKNAELSLSEEKPVTFNDCLELPIIKEKLPYLKLLSQDLNVNEDLTKNKDKAVNTNDSSCMKLDSGVNSTEILTLNFHKVISSCFDSFVKTWIKNEENRLACTMQESLKSDEILYDQHEGHEEDDFVNSCTKTLYSSCITLLVNMKKCYHQYQTFARPDLVVDLVEAFQKNLNEYLEMLATRTSTKLLRNPETVTVAVLGTVEYMEHTLPYLIMALQKIEILQDKEILRFQAQFKALSKMKASTLTKLFSLISRPVKSQLYSSFHSSDLVDEKTRKESVWVQPLSDALKKMFDKFKPLLSRMLLRLLCDIFLRWFICEYRKILFEMNKSSVHANKNLRLASEAIMKILYDIPQYVLQDESPLYTKYLLHEFSSIQSLLKDSS
- the LOC128884299 gene encoding protein transport protein Sec61 subunit alpha-like, producing the protein MAKGFRFLNLMKPAMHIIPEVAVPHRKISFKGRLIWTLMTLFIFLICCQIPLYGIVTSYSADPFYWMRVILASNRGTVMELGISPVVTSGMIMQLLAGSRLIEVDQSLKEDRELFNGAQKLLGLLITIGEALAYVLGGMYGDVSTLGAGNAMLIILQLFFSGVMVLLLDELLQKGYGLGSGISLFIATNVCESVIWKAFSPTTINTGKGTEFEGALVALFHLLVTKKNKFEALREAFCRSNAPNVTNLLATIFIFCIVIYFQGFKVDLTIAYQKVRGQQGVYPIKLFYTSNIPIILQTALVSNIYFFSQIIFQRFKFSLMANVLGQWNEGDSTSQPVPVGGLVYYIFPPTNVSNMVEDPLRAFVYILFVLTSCALFSRTWTEISGSSSRDVAKHFRDNHLAIRGYRETSNIEVLNRYIPIAAAFGGVCIGALTIIADVLGAIGSGTGILLAVNIMYQYYEMMAKEQDQGNNIF
- the LOC128883910 gene encoding uncharacterized protein LOC128883910, which gives rise to MESTLFFQFKSQVLQKLLLQHETNKDQQTRFFLSYMTYVWKPATEQSFAQYWESCLAVSIETLFTKYVHSLCAFKNSMDNPSLNEDYQAAYLENIKSFNKVDLFGLPFDFLNESYHLNLLSPKETELGDIGKGLTYEEIFKLILQFTLLIPVNKITLNFSLKSFTTELSSLNELNFKCIVRLFLELPYVPSYAFHVLYDFALMNHRLRKITFAILFKYLRSTERPTLKKRTAYQLILHLACAQECDARQDVLTFINRQIINNPSSLAHVHDLNATERRFQDEWSNLQATTVWLEFFAISLLRYIIEEFALVIKNPDTDLYSDASWPILNVTSPNQHLKKMCEHYFRPLIRSQIADVVTQHDSIIGIIQRFGSLLSLLCYHRSHLLNILMSAYGLSTCISPVLAEALQQHFLETLQCIPKEHLSVLIPLINFKDARFTFLYKDILTILVDSVCEQSADLAITVSEIVNVGLLAYKSTQCIQLVVPLLPCLPKLEAEHFFKQCILSSDQQCASLSIERVLHYASRKDTLSKCVSFIPCDRILYILCQSGEEVFDSSSLSFSYILHALDKCVTIARHQSTIFPPPVFLTFLGELVDQFSNSNGRNKLPRIFGYLLVSITKKLPSLHNSILSDIFPFLFKSYSNDSHCNIWNDPTNWEGVCDSILYFWNSTPTNISDDSISNNSKRLIRQILSQLPRLPLKHLLQKTNITLSA
- the LOC128884298 gene encoding vacuolar protein sorting-associated protein 53 homolog isoform X1 — protein: MCEKKTFSMTFLLKGLEKDITRNKDLIDLYMESDKENASFCQKSLGDFIDNTISSDKDGLNEAFQEMQSKIQILEEKTDEQVNQQCEILYTLQGQMDDAKSLGHKLLNSLEHLDNERSLLQKQVETTWSDITVLEAGRQTIQSVTKFLKFLKVFVIALSNIRTFCTENRYDNSIPFLIVLYRLVAYFNQKQFTNDLQNYLQEFQEVIDKMKAQLMMQFDILMSTEVPSSLNFLDACKLVDTFYPRNFRKILLLHLTEIFLEDYTKNFPDQNALTDPHITLQTFDRRYIFFKKLFRQFPSKYDQCFLKEWNVLLFITHEFCRIVRYQLISLMDVADPNSNVTVQALLKTQEFELYLNEKFQERTKNAELSLSEEKPVTFNDCLELPIIKEKLPYLKLLSQDLNVNEDLTKNKDKAVNTNDSSCMKLDSGVNSTEILTLNFHKVISSCFDSFVKTWIKNEENRLACTMQESLKSDEILYDQHEGHEEDDFVNSCTKTLYSSCITLLVNMKKCYHQYQTFARPDLVVDLVEAFQKNLNEYLEMLATRTSTKLLRNPETVTVAVLGTVEYMEHTLPYLIMALQKIEILQDKEILRFQAQFKALSKMKASTLTKLFSLISRPVKSQLYSSFHSSDLVDEKTRKESVWVQPLSDALKKMFDKFKPLLSRMLLRLLCDIFLRWFICEYRKILFEMNKSSVHANKNLRLASEAIMKILYDIPQYVLQDESPLYTKYLLHEFSSIQSLLKDSS